The Cyclobacterium amurskyense genome contains the following window.
TTGAAAAATAGCTTTATCAATGAATATCGGAAGAAGAGTAAGCAACCCGCTAAGGTAGATTATCAGGAGGTGGAAACTTATTATAACTCTGATAATGTTGACTATAGTATGACCTCTGATCTGAGAGTGGATGCAGTCAAGGACATGTTGGGCGATGAGATATCAAATGCGCTCAATAGTCTTGCTGTAGATTTCAGGACGGTGATTATACTTTGCGATTTGGAAGGGTTTACTTATGAAGAGATGGCAAAGATATTGGACATCCCTATAGGTACTGTCAGATCAAGACTTCATAGGGCAAGGAACCTTTTAAAGGATAAACTTCGTTCTTATGCTGAAAATATGGGTTATGATACTGAAGAAGAATAAAAATAGCATCGAAAATACTTAAAATGGACAAGAATCTAAACACATCCAGCGAAAGAAAGCAAAACTGTAGCGATGAAAATAAATGCTTTGAACTATTAGAAAGCATTTTGGATGGAGAGGGAGCGGTTGGTTCAAAGGAGATGCTAAATGAAAAATTAGCAAAATGTCAACCTTGTTTTGAGCATTACCATTTGGAAAAAGTTATCAAAGAGATTTTGCAAAATAAGTGTACCAAGCAGATGGTTCCCTCTGAATTGGCAGCCACCATCAGGCAGAAAATTCAGGAATTAAAATAAGGTATATGTCTCAGGGAAAAGTAATTATTTTTTCAGCTCCCTCCGGATCTGGTAAAACAACTATAGTAAAGCATCTGTTAGAGTATGAGCCACTTCTTGGTTTTTCTATTTCGGCTTGTACCAGAGACAAGCGAGGAAGGGAAGAGGAGAATGGTAAAGACTACTACTTTTTATCACCCGATGAATTTAGAGAAAAGATCAATCAGAATGCCTTTATTGAATGGGAAGAAGTCTATGCAGGCAACTTCTATGGAACCCTAAAAGAAGAAATTGATAGAATTTGGGCCCAAGGAAGGCATGTGATTTTTGATGTTGATGTAAAGGGAGGAATAAATCTTAAAAATTATTTTGGAGACAAAGCCCTTTCCATTTTCGTAAAAGTCCCTTCTATGGAGGATTTGGCCCAAAGGCTGCGTGACAGAGGGACAGAATCTGAAGAAAGTCTTTCCAGGAGGATTTATAAAGCCAAATTTGAAATGGGGTTTGAAAAAGAATTCGACGTTGTCCTTGTCAATGAAGACTTGGAGCGCTCTTTCAAAGAAGCTGAAAAATTGGTAAAGGATTTTATAAATAAATAGCCGTTTTGAAAGTAGGGTTGTATTTTGGATCATTTAATCCAATTCATGTTGGTCATCTGATCATTGCTGATACCATGCAGGATCAAACAGACTTGGATGAGGTTTGGTTTATTGTGTCTCCACAAAATCCATTGAAATCAAGCAGGTCCCTGTTACATGAGTTTGATAGACTCAAGATGGTGGAGCTTGCCACAGCCGATCATTTTAAATTTAAAGTAAAGGATGTGGAATTTCATATGCCTAGGCCTAGTTATACCATTGACACCCTTACTTACCTTTCCGAGCAATATCCTTCTCATGAATTTTCTCTTATTCTGGGAGGAGATAACCTGAATCATTTTCACAAGTGGAAGAACAGTGAGGAGTTACTAAACCAATACAAGATTTACGTTTACCCCCGTCCGGGAAAAAACAAATCGGTAGACCATAAAAATATTGAATTTGTGGAGGCACCTCTACTAGATATATCTGCGACATTTATCCGCAAAACAATAAGTAAAGGTGGCTCCGTTAAATACTTGCTACACCCGCATGTAATGGATTATATACGGGATAAAAAATTCTTCATTTAAATTCTTGTATTAAAACTTATTCTTTTCTGGTCTTTATTTTTTGATTGATCAAATTGGCTACTCCTTTTCCTTGCTTTACCCCATTGTCAATGGCTGGAAGATAATGAATTCCTCCATAAAAACGACTGATAGCCGCCTCCTCTGAGGCAATGCGGAAAGAGTCAAATTCTCTTACCCCAAGTCCAAATTTTATTTCTGTGGAATCAACAAAATGAAAAGGTTCACCTAATAATCTTGTCAAAGCCTCGGCAGCAGCACTAGACACTACGCTATGCCCACTAGTGTATTCGGGGAATGGAGGGGTTTGTAATAATGGTAACCAATTTTTGTCCATATAAAGGTTAATATAGGTTTCTGGCCTAATCAGTGAGCTTCGGTATTTTTCATCCCAACAAGAGATAAAACCATCAAATAGGTAAATAGAGGTAGTCACCATGGTTTCAGCCACTCCTTTCCAATCTAAACCTTTGTTTTTCACTGCAATCCCTGCAATACCCATCCAGTGGCCTCCAGGAGTGATTTTCTTTTCGGCAAACATTACATGACCTTTCACATTCATTTTATAAGGATTACAATCCCAAAAGAAAGCGATTTCTTCTTCTTCCGAATTTATATTTATCCGAGCATCCATTACCGCTTTGGCATCAATGTAAAAGGTGCTTGATGGAATAGTGTCAAATGCCGGCGGTGCATCGGGTGCAAATTGGCTTGCAGAGTCAAGGAAAAATGGCCTTATTTTATTCCAATGTGGTTCTATGGCCTCTATATAGGCAGGAGGGGTAGGTTTCCAAGTTCCTAAGTCATTTTTTACATTATATTTCCCAAAAGAACGGCTTTGGTGGTAATTGTCTTCTGAAGCGTAAGCCATGATTTCATCTGCTACAGCATCGCCTAATTCTATTGAAGCCTGAAATTCTTTTTCTGGCATCCCGGCATCTTTTAATTCTTTATACAAGGCATCTCGCTGACCTGTAAGGAATTGCTCTGAGAATGTTAATTGAATGGCAATCTTGTAATAGGCAGCTAAACTTGCTAGTTGAAAGTTTGCCTCTGAATAGTTGGAGGGGTTTATTGAAAGTGGTTTTGAACCATTCATTTGCCCCATTAGAGAATTGTATTGATCAGGGGCTTCAAGTGCAGCCGTTTCGTAGGCAGCTATAGAAGGGTAGGCATAAACCCGACTCGCTACCGGTGGTGAGAAAATATCATGAACCAGTGTTTCTGTCAAACTTTCATTGGCTTCAATCAGGTAATAACTTTCCGTCAAAAGCTTTTTATAGTTGTCACTTTTATTACATGAACCCAGTAAAAATAGGAACACAAAACCCAGCCCTAAAAGGCGGGTTTTTAAAAAAGGTTTTGTATTTAATGATGCCATAATTGTAATGATGATAAAAGTGATTTTATTACTTATTTATTAATTATTCGAATTTTCTATGTGTTTCTCATAGCTGCTAATGACCCAATTGCCGACTTCCTTGCCTTGATCCTGCCCCCTGGTGATGGCGTCCATATAGTGTATGCCTCCATATAATCTGGAGATGCTTGCCTCTTCCGATGCATGCATAAATGAGGTGTAACTTCTACTGCCCAAACCGTATTGTTCCTCTACAGTATCTGTATACTTGTAATTTTCACCAAAAAAGTGAGTGAGAATGACAGCTGAAGTGGTTGATATGGTCGAATGTCCGCTAAGGTATTCTGGAAAAGGTGGTGTTTGAAGCATGGGCCGGTAGTTGGGGTCTATGTACTTGCGGATGGCTGTTTCAGGTCTTATCCTGTCACTCCTGTACTTTTCATCCCAACAACTAATAAATCCATCCATTAAGCCGATAGCTACCAGAGAGTTGATTTTTAAAGTTTCATAAAAATCCAAGTTTGATTGCTGGCAAGCAATTGCGGTGATGCCCATCCAATGCCCGCCAGGGGAGATCTGTTTGATTCCTACCATAAGGTGTCCTGTTTCCTCCAGAGCGAATGGATTGCAATCCCAGAACCCTGCGATTTCTCGTTGTACTTGGTTCATTTCTAGAGAATAAACCTCCTGCATCAAAGCATAAAATTCCGAGTTAGGATCTGTAGAAAATGGTACTGGGGGTAAGGGCTTGAACTGGTCGGCCGCTTTTAAGGTAAATGGCCTGATCGTATTAAAATAGGGCTCTACCGGGGCAAAATATCCAGGTGGGGTAGGGTACCAATTTCCTTCTCCTTCTGAAGGTTGATACCTAGGGTAATTGCTTATATCCCGGTATTTGTCTTTCTGCGCATAGTTTAAGATTTGTTCACTGATTTCTGTTGCATATTGTTCTGCAGCAGAAATCTCTTCTTTTGAATAGCCCCATACTGTACATGAATCAGAGATGGATTGCTTTAATGACTCTAGCTCAGATCCAGAAGGTTGCATGGCAGCTGCCGTTTGAAGCATGGCAAATAGTGCGCTTATTTCTATGGAAGGGCTTTCTTTTTCAGGGATTGTTATTAGAGGAAGTTCATTTAAAAGCCCAGCAAATGATGGGTAATCTTTATTCTTACTTGCAATGGTTTCGTAGCCAGAAAGACAAGCATATCCATAAAACCTTGCTGCTAAGGGAGGGTTGGTGATGTCGTGAACCATCAATTCAGTCATTTTCTCAGTGATCGATGCGATGCTTTTAGCAGGAATTTCCTGTTTGGGTAGAGGCCCTTGGCAGGAATTTAATGCCAGCAAGCCTGTTAGGACGAAAACAAATGTAATGTATGTATTTAAGGAATTCATTTGAAGTATGTTTAATTTTGCCCCGCTTGGTAAGCTTTTATCGTTTTTTGATTCATGCCAAATAGGAGTAGGTCATCAATTGCTAAAATACTTCGAACATCTCCTTTTAAATCTAAACCTGAAAACCGTTGAGGGAGGTATTCAAAACTGCCTTTGCCATCGCCTAAGAATACCAGGCCATGGTTGGCATCATATTTACCAAAGCGGAGACGGGCATTGGAAATATTTCCTGTCAGAATCAAATCCAAATGACCATCCTTGTTAATGTCCAAGCTTTCTATGGCAAATACAGGAGATATTTGAGCTTCCGAAGGTAGGATAGTTTTTTGAAATC
Protein-coding sequences here:
- a CDS encoding vanadium-dependent haloperoxidase, producing MASLNTKPFLKTRLLGLGFVFLFLLGSCNKSDNYKKLLTESYYLIEANESLTETLVHDIFSPPVASRVYAYPSIAAYETAALEAPDQYNSLMGQMNGSKPLSINPSNYSEANFQLASLAAYYKIAIQLTFSEQFLTGQRDALYKELKDAGMPEKEFQASIELGDAVADEIMAYASEDNYHQSRSFGKYNVKNDLGTWKPTPPAYIEAIEPHWNKIRPFFLDSASQFAPDAPPAFDTIPSSTFYIDAKAVMDARININSEEEEIAFFWDCNPYKMNVKGHVMFAEKKITPGGHWMGIAGIAVKNKGLDWKGVAETMVTTSIYLFDGFISCWDEKYRSSLIRPETYINLYMDKNWLPLLQTPPFPEYTSGHSVVSSAAAEALTRLLGEPFHFVDSTEIKFGLGVREFDSFRIASEEAAISRFYGGIHYLPAIDNGVKQGKGVANLINQKIKTRKE
- a CDS encoding sigma-70 family RNA polymerase sigma factor — protein: MSEVQRKKYSDKDKNNIFDHEFMPHIDSMYNFAYRLTFDEDDAKDLVQDTYLKAYRFINSFEKGTNAKAWLFRILKNSFINEYRKKSKQPAKVDYQEVETYYNSDNVDYSMTSDLRVDAVKDMLGDEISNALNSLAVDFRTVIILCDLEGFTYEEMAKILDIPIGTVRSRLHRARNLLKDKLRSYAENMGYDTEEE
- a CDS encoding anti-sigma factor, which translates into the protein MDKNLNTSSERKQNCSDENKCFELLESILDGEGAVGSKEMLNEKLAKCQPCFEHYHLEKVIKEILQNKCTKQMVPSELAATIRQKIQELK
- the nadD gene encoding nicotinate (nicotinamide) nucleotide adenylyltransferase → MKVGLYFGSFNPIHVGHLIIADTMQDQTDLDEVWFIVSPQNPLKSSRSLLHEFDRLKMVELATADHFKFKVKDVEFHMPRPSYTIDTLTYLSEQYPSHEFSLILGGDNLNHFHKWKNSEELLNQYKIYVYPRPGKNKSVDHKNIEFVEAPLLDISATFIRKTISKGGSVKYLLHPHVMDYIRDKKFFI
- a CDS encoding vanadium-dependent haloperoxidase, coding for MNSLNTYITFVFVLTGLLALNSCQGPLPKQEIPAKSIASITEKMTELMVHDITNPPLAARFYGYACLSGYETIASKNKDYPSFAGLLNELPLITIPEKESPSIEISALFAMLQTAAAMQPSGSELESLKQSISDSCTVWGYSKEEISAAEQYATEISEQILNYAQKDKYRDISNYPRYQPSEGEGNWYPTPPGYFAPVEPYFNTIRPFTLKAADQFKPLPPVPFSTDPNSEFYALMQEVYSLEMNQVQREIAGFWDCNPFALEETGHLMVGIKQISPGGHWMGITAIACQQSNLDFYETLKINSLVAIGLMDGFISCWDEKYRSDRIRPETAIRKYIDPNYRPMLQTPPFPEYLSGHSTISTTSAVILTHFFGENYKYTDTVEEQYGLGSRSYTSFMHASEEASISRLYGGIHYMDAITRGQDQGKEVGNWVISSYEKHIENSNN
- the gmk gene encoding guanylate kinase, translated to MSQGKVIIFSAPSGSGKTTIVKHLLEYEPLLGFSISACTRDKRGREEENGKDYYFLSPDEFREKINQNAFIEWEEVYAGNFYGTLKEEIDRIWAQGRHVIFDVDVKGGINLKNYFGDKALSIFVKVPSMEDLAQRLRDRGTESEESLSRRIYKAKFEMGFEKEFDVVLVNEDLERSFKEAEKLVKDFINK